The nucleotide sequence CCCGACGGCGAGATCGGCAGCGTTCAGATCGGGCAGTCGCAGGTCAACGTGCTGTTGCGCGGACGCAAGGTGCTGCTAAGCGGCGACGCCCAGGCTTTGCGTCGACTCGACCAGGATCGCAATCCTCAGTCGCTTCCCGAGTCGGTCGGCGCGGCCTACGAGTACGTCGATCCGGACGGTTCGCTGCTGCTGGTCTGGGACCTGCTGCGCCAGCTCGAGAGTCAGGACAAGATCACCGGCGCGGGCCGCGAGCTACTGCGGGAAAACTGGCGCGGACACTTTGCCGCCGGGTTCACGGTCGAGCCCGACCGCACCGAGATCTCGGCCTACCTGCCCCTGGAGCTGATGCTCGGAACGCCCCCCGGTTGGTGGGAGCGCCAGACGATGACCTGGTTGCACACGCTGTTCTTCTTGCTGCGGGCCGTGGGTTGGACGCTGGCCTGCCTGCTGCTGTGGCTGACGATCCGTCAGCTGCGGGCGATCAGGCGGCTGCGCGCTGAAAAAGCCGAGCGTTAACCCGGATTATCCATGAGGGTTCGTCGACGAAGCGCGCAAGGCGCTGCAAATACAAGAAAGCGCTCCAAGCTCAAAGTACAACGATGATCTGCACGACGCGGTACGGTTCGTTGACAAACGACCAGAGCGATACGCGAGTCTTGCGGGCGGCTCAAAGCCGCCTCCGCGCTACCCCGTAATCTCGAACGGCGTGGGGATAAACGTCAGCACGAACAACACAAGACAGGCTGCGGCGAGCAGCTTGTTGCGCAGGTTCGGCGGGCGCTGCAGGTCGACGGTCGAAGGGTGGTCCAGGCGCACCATTGCCACGATCATCGACCACACCACCCAGTTGTTGGTCGAGGAGAAGCTCTCGCCGAACATCGCGGCGACCACGAACGCCGCGGCCGCGATCAGGTAGATCCTTCGCAGCCGGCGCGCGGCCGCAACCTTGCCCGCCGGCTGCAGGGCCAGGGCCAGAGCGGCGGCGCAGACCAGGGTGCCCAGCAGCAGGTGCCAGACCGAGACAAAGGCCGGATCGCCGAACACGCCCCACAACGCCAGCCCGACGAAGGTCAGACGGCTGATCTTGGCGTGATGCTTGCCCAGCACGCCGTAGACCACGTGTCCGCCGTCGAGCTGCCCGGCGGGGAACAGGTTGAGGTTGGTCACGAACAGCCCGATCCAGCCGGCAAAGGCCACCGGGTGAAGGTAGACCGTATAGCCCGCGGGCGGCGTGCCGAGGATCGCATCGGTCAGATACTTAATCAGCAGGCTGTCGCCGAGCATGAACTGCGTGCCCGCCGCATCGGGTTCGATGCTGCTTAGCGCCAGGCCCACGGCCAACAGCGGCACGGCCACAACCGCGCCGGCCAGCGGACCGGCCGCGCCGATGCGCAGCAGCACCGAGCGGTCGCGCACGGCCGAGCGCATGCGGATCACCGCGCCGAAGGTTCCGACCAGCGGCGGCCCGGGGATGAACAGCGGCAGGGTCGAACGCACGCTGTTGCGGCGCGCCAGCAGGTAGTGCCCCAGCTCGTGGGTGCCCAGGATCGCCAGCAGCGTAGCGGCGAACGGCCAGCCGTGCAGCAGCCGGCCGGGCTCTCCGGCGTTGATGCTGCCAGCGTAAAGCGTGGTGATTACCGTGGCGCAAAGCAACAGCAGAGCGGTCGAGGGTCGATCGAACGCGGCCGAACTACGGGCCTTGATTCTCAGACCTAGCCGGCGGTGTTGTCCCGATTGCGGCTGTGGTGGAAGCGACGGGTTGCTCAAGGAAGGACGCTCGATGCGCGGGTCATTCGCGGAAGGCTCGTTCCTTTTTCTCCTGCTCCTGCTTGCAGTTGATGCACAGCGTGGCCACCGGTCGCGCCATCAGCCGCTTGGTGGCGATATCCTCGCCGCAGGCCGCGCACACGCCGTAGGTGCCGTCCTCGATCTGCTTGAGGGCCTTTTCGACTTTGTTCAGCAGCATGCCCTCGCGGTCGCGGATGCGCAGGTTCAGGTTCTGATCGATCTCGTCGGTGGCGACGTCGACCTCGTCCCCCTCGGGCTCGTCGATGATCCGCCTGCTGTGCATTTGGTCGCGCGTCTCGGTGGCGCCCTGAATCAGGCCCTCGCGTCGTTTGAGGAGAATATTGCGGAGCTTATCAAGGTCTCTTTTTCTCATGGCGTCATCCTTCGATCGCGCGGGCGAGAAACTCGCGCAGCGCCGGCGAAATGTAGACCCGCTCCAGGTCCAGGCGGCCCAGCTCCCTGCGAAGCACGCCCAGTCGAGCGGAGATCGGCAGTCGGCGGTCGACCAGCAGCAAACGTTCTCCGCGCCAAGTGCCCAGCGCCCCTGTCCGCGGTCCGTCCTCGGCGATCGTCTCGTAGCTGACCCT is from Candidatus Alcyoniella australis and encodes:
- a CDS encoding TraR/DksA C4-type zinc finger protein, translated to MRKRDLDKLRNILLKRREGLIQGATETRDQMHSRRIIDEPEGDEVDVATDEIDQNLNLRIRDREGMLLNKVEKALKQIEDGTYGVCAACGEDIATKRLMARPVATLCINCKQEQEKKERAFRE
- a CDS encoding site-2 protease family protein — protein: MSNPSLPPQPQSGQHRRLGLRIKARSSAAFDRPSTALLLLCATVITTLYAGSINAGEPGRLLHGWPFAATLLAILGTHELGHYLLARRNSVRSTLPLFIPGPPLVGTFGAVIRMRSAVRDRSVLLRIGAAGPLAGAVVAVPLLAVGLALSSIEPDAAGTQFMLGDSLLIKYLTDAILGTPPAGYTVYLHPVAFAGWIGLFVTNLNLFPAGQLDGGHVVYGVLGKHHAKISRLTFVGLALWGVFGDPAFVSVWHLLLGTLVCAAALALALQPAGKVAAARRLRRIYLIAAAAFVVAAMFGESFSSTNNWVVWSMIVAMVRLDHPSTVDLQRPPNLRNKLLAAACLVLFVLTFIPTPFEITG